The Phycisphaeraceae bacterium genome contains the following window.
CACATAGAGCGCCGCGTCTCCCGGCGGCGCGAGAGTCGGGTCACTTCTCGATGGGTTGCAGCAGTACATCGAGGGGTCATCGCTCAGCACGCCTCGCTTCGAGATGTCAGCGAGATTCTCCTCGTAGCTCGGGCTCGTGAAGATGGTGTGGTGGGGCAGATCCACCTCACCGTGCAGACCGAGGTAGAGCATGAAGGTCGAGCAGGACGCGGGCCGCGCGTCGATCTCGGCGTCACCTTCAATTCCGGCGGGATGGGCCAGCCCGAGCGGGCCCGCGAGCGGACCAAGCCATCGCTCGGCGCGGCGGCGGCCTGCTTCCGGAGCCGTTCGCAGCGCCTCGGGGACCAGATTCTTGAGCGCCCACGCGGCATCGGCATTCACAACCACATGATCGTGACGCCGCGCCTCGCCGTGCACCACCACGCCGACGGCTCGGCGGCCTTCGAAGAGGATCCGCTCGACCGGCGACGCCGTTTCGATGGCCACCCCCATCGAGCGGCAGTGCTCCGCCATGGCACTGAAGAGCGCATTGCATCCGCCCTTCGGATGCCAGACCCCGTACTCGTACTCGATGAACGGCAGGATCGTGAAGAGCTCGGGACACTCGTAAGGACTCATGCCCAGGTACTTGGTCTGGAACGAAAGTGCGAGGCGAACCTGCGGATGAGTGAAGCGCCGTTCGAGCTCCTGCGCCACGCTTCGCCACGGTCGCAATGACGACCCGGCGCGCAGGCCGTCGAACGACATGAGGTCCGCGAGCGAGCGCACCGGGCTTCGCAGCACGGGCGTCAATCGCTCGAGCTTGCGACGGTTGTCTCGAATGAAGCGATCGAACGCAGGACCATCGGAGGCGCTGATCGCCTCGATACGCGTGCGCATCGCCGCGATGTCCTGCGTCGTGTCGAGCTCGATCGGCGCCGCGCCGGGCCGTCCCAGCACCAAGCGGTACATGGGATCGAGACGCACGAGCTCCGCCAGATCGCTCATGGTCGTGCCGCAGGCGCCGAGGATCTCCTCGAGCACCCAGGGCATCATGAAGAAGGTCGGACCGCAGTCGAAGCCGTATGGCCCCAACTCAATCCGACGGCTCCGGCCGCCGACCACGGGCTGAGCTTCGTAGATGGTCACTCGGGCGCCCGCAGCGGCAAGCTGCATGGCGGCCGCGATTCCCCCCGGACCGGCCCCGACCACCGCAATTGACTGGGCCGATGGTGGTTGACCGAGAGCAGTGGGGCTGGATTGACGCATTCCGCTGGATCGTTTCGGCCGGGCCCTCCGGGTGGATGCGACGCGGCAGGGAAGCAGTGTAAGTTGAGTGCATGCTCTCGGAGGCGAGTCGACGAGCGTGGATTGACAGCTTCAT
Protein-coding sequences here:
- a CDS encoding FAD-dependent oxidoreductase encodes the protein MRQSSPTALGQPPSAQSIAVVGAGPGGIAAAMQLAAAGARVTIYEAQPVVGGRSRRIELGPYGFDCGPTFFMMPWVLEEILGACGTTMSDLAELVRLDPMYRLVLGRPGAAPIELDTTQDIAAMRTRIEAISASDGPAFDRFIRDNRRKLERLTPVLRSPVRSLADLMSFDGLRAGSSLRPWRSVAQELERRFTHPQVRLALSFQTKYLGMSPYECPELFTILPFIEYEYGVWHPKGGCNALFSAMAEHCRSMGVAIETASPVERILFEGRRAVGVVVHGEARRHDHVVVNADAAWALKNLVPEALRTAPEAGRRRAERWLGPLAGPLGLAHPAGIEGDAEIDARPASCSTFMLYLGLHGEVDLPHHTIFTSPSYEENLADISKRGVLSDDPSMYCCNPSRSDPTLAPPGDAALYVLVPVPNAAPGHCKINWTAEAPRFRERVLDQLDRVFGLRGVRGRIRQERMATPLDWQSERINHGATFNLAHGFSQMLHRRPQHKLPTFEGLWLVGGGTHPGSGLPVIFLSSTTTTRLLCEEAGLRHPMDEGAPSVRYARPRDAHLRKLSADSGAPVASVPGVDAG